The Spirochaetota bacterium genome includes a region encoding these proteins:
- a CDS encoding YlbF family regulator produces MSDIEDIKQKAIELADSIAEHPVATRYFSLLQQMNEDEEALQLLSRLVEHGKKLNQKMEAGGIDIENDPASVTLREALRDKPLVKEFVTAQNEYLGLIKEIMEILHSRLNP; encoded by the coding sequence ATGAGTGATATTGAAGATATAAAGCAAAAAGCAATAGAACTAGCCGATAGCATCGCAGAGCATCCTGTGGCAACACGCTATTTTTCACTATTACAACAAATGAATGAAGATGAAGAAGCTTTACAGTTACTATCGCGCCTGGTTGAACACGGTAAAAAGTTAAACCAGAAAATGGAAGCAGGTGGAATAGACATTGAAAATGACCCTGCATCTGTCACGCTTCGCGAAGCGTTACGAGATAAGCCACTGGTAAAAGAGTTTGTAACTGCACAGAATGAATACTTAGGGCTTATTAAGGAAATAATGGAGATTTTGCATAGCAGATTAAATCCTTAA